In Drosophila busckii strain San Diego stock center, stock number 13000-0081.31 chromosome 3R, ASM1175060v1, whole genome shotgun sequence, the sequence ACgacaaacaaatatgtatacaaaagtGCAAGTGAAAGGAGAAAATCCATTGTCGCGATAGGCTCGTTGAACTGTGAGTGCAAGcgtatgtgcgtgtgcgtgtgagagtgtatatgtctgtgtgtgtgtgcgtggaaTTTGAATTGGGATTGGGGTTGCTTGGTGTATTGTGAAAAGTGATAAACGACCAAAAGACTTAAACCTAAAcctcccccacccccaccatcagcaactgctgcattgcctaagcaataaaaatgcccAGTGCATCGTTCACCTCATCGCGCACCTATGTGCGCCGTTCCAGGCGAAAAGGTGCGAACCGCATTGCCATGCCGAATCGTCCTGCTGGCAACATTATGGATCCTATGCTGCAACAAGGCGTGCACGCCCAGCCCAGCAATGCCAATGTCGCCTCCAACAGCGCTAGCACATCAAACGCTGTCGgtgccagcaccagcagcagcgcagtcaacagCGGCGCTGCTGAATATTTTGACAGTGGCCAAGCCAGTGGCAGTGGCGGTAACAGTAGCGCGGCCAGTGGCAGCTCGACAGGTTccacagctgctggcagcagcggcgtcagTCAGAATCAAAGCATAGGCAATATCTATAATGCTGTGCAGATTATGGACACCACGGAGCCCAGTTCATCACTGGCCAGCAGCAGttcatcagctgcagctgccgccggaccaagcagcagcagcaacagcagcaatctcacctgcaattcaaattttcCCAGCACATCTTCTGCcagtcaaagcagcagcagtagtagcaGCGCTAGTGGtagtggcggcggcgttgcCACGTCCTGCTGCCATCAGTCGCCATATGATTTACGGCGTAAAATCTCTAGCCATGAGCAGTGgtgtgccgccgccgctggtGCAAGTGCAGGTCAAGCGGTTGCCATTATGGTGGGTCCTTCGAGCAGTTCGCCGCCTTTATTGAATCCCAGCACATCACCCACCAACTCTACAACGTCAACATCTTCAGCCAcatcatcttcatcatcatcctcatcGTCTGCCGCCTCCTCGCCCAGCGCCATTGTACAGGCGCCCTCAACTAGCGCCACATTTCCCGTGAACAATGCGCCCACCACAGGCGCCACCTTGGCGCAGCCGCCCAATGTGCATAGCTCggtgccgcagcagcagcattgcggTGCCTTGCCCGTCGGCGGTGCAGCGGCTGTCATTGAGGACAACAACTATATGCTGCCGGCGCGCAAGCGTTCGCGGCGTCTCTACACGCAGAGTGGAGAGATTGATTCGGCCGCCATGCCCAGCATGGAGGCGGGTAGCGGTGGCGGCAGTGCAGCAAGTGGTGCTGCTGGTCCAACGGCAGCGCAGTATCTGCAATATGAGCTGGCGGATGAAGTGCTTTTGGCCATCTTTTCGTATCTATTGGAGCAGGATCTTTGCCGGCTGGCGCTGGTCTGCAAACGTTTCAATACCATTGCGAATGATACGGAGCTGTGGAAGCGTTTATATCAAAGCGTCTTTGAATATGATTTGCCACTCTTCAATCCGGAACTCTGCAAGTTTGTCTTCGAGAAGCCGGAGGAGTCGGAGTATGCAAATCCGTGGAAGGAAAGCTTTCGCCAGCTATATCGTGGCGTACATGTGCGTCCTGGCTATCAGGATAAACGTCTACCTGGACGCAGCATTATATTCTTTAACACCATACAAGCGGCGCTTGATTATCCAGAGGAGCGTGCCTCTGCAGCGTTTGCCTCGGGCCCCAGCGCTGGCATTGGCGCTGCTCCGGCTGCAGTCAATGCTGGCCTCTCTAATACCAGCAGCGGTGCTGCCACAGGCGGCGGCGCCAGCGTCAATGCCTTGGCCAACATATACGAGGAGCATGTAACGCCCACAGAGCATCCGGGTCCATTGATATTTCTGCATGCGGGCCACTACAAGGGCGAGTATCTCTTCATAGACTCTGATGTGGCGCTTGTGGGCGCTGCACCCGGCAATGTGGCCGAGTCTGTGGTGCTGGAACGTGAAGCCGGCTCAACGGTCATGTTCGTCGAGGGCGCCAAGTATGCCTATGTGGGCTATCTAACGCTCAAATTCTCACCGGAAGTCACCTCAACGGTGTCGCATCACAAGCACTATTGTCTGGACATTGGCGAGAATTGCTCACCCACCGTGGACAATTGCATCATACGCTCCACCTCTGTTGTGGGCGCTGCTGTCTGCGTCGGCGGCGTCAGCGCTAATCCTGTCATACGCAACTGCGATATCAGTGACTGTGAAAACGTCGGACTCTATGTGACGGACTATGCCCAGGGCACCTATGAGCACAACGAGATCAGTCGCAATGCCTTGGCCGGCATTTGGGTTAAGAACTTTGCCAGTCCCATTATGCGTGAGAATCACATACATCATGGACGAGATGTGGGCATCTTTACCTTTGAAAATGGCATGGTAAGTAATAATATTGATAAACTTGTAAATGAAAACTTTGATTTAGAATAGTTTGAAAATGTGAGTCACAAGGTTTTCTAACTTTTGAAATCAAAACTCAATGCAATTGTTAACCGaactttataaacatttttatattctcTTAGGGTTACTTTGAGAAAAATGATATACATAACAATCGAATTGCTGGCTTTGAGGTAAAAGCGGGAGCTAATCCCACAGTGGTCAAGTGTGAGATACATCATGGTCAAACAGGTGGCATTTATGTGCATGAGAATGGACTGGGCCAGTTCATAGAGAATCGAATACACTCCAATAACTTTGCAggtaaagcaatttaatttaataatattttatttcaattgcacgTAATgttttctctttcttttcAAACAGGTGTTTGGATCACCTCCAACAGCAATCCCACCATACGCAAGAATGAGATTTATAACGGTCATCAGGGCGGCGTGTATATCTTTGGCGAGGGGCGTGGTCTAATAGAGCACAATAATATTTACGGCAATGCCTTGGCTGGCATACAGATACGCACCAATAGTGATCCCATAGTGCGCCATAATAAGATACATCATGGACAGCATGGTGGCATTTATGTGCATGAGAAGGGGCAAGGCTTGATTGAGGAGAACGAGGTGTACTCCAATACATTGGCCGGTGTGTGGATTACCACAGGCAGTACGCCAGTGCTGCGGCGCAATCGCATACACTCCGGCAAGCAAGTGGGCGTCTATTTCTATGACAATGGGCATGGCAAGCTGGAGGACAATGACATCTTCAATCATTTGTACTCCGGCGTGCAAATACGCACAGGCAGCAATCCAGTGATACGTGGCAATAAGATTTGGGGCGGCCAAAATGGCGGCGTGCTAGTCTATAATGGTGGACTGGGACTGCTGGAGCAGAATGAAATCTTTGACAATGCCATGGCAGGTGTTTGGATCAAAACCGATTCGAATCCGACGCTGAAACGCAACAAAATCTACGATGGACGCGATGGTGGCATTTGCATCTTCAATGGCGGCAAGGGCATACTCGAAGAGAACGATATATTCCGCAATACCCAAGCTGGTGTGCTGATCTCAACACAATCGCATCCCATATTGCGACGCAATCGCATCTACGATGGCCAAGCTGCCGGCGTTGAAATAACCAACAATGCCACCGCCACCTTGGAACACaatcaaatattcaaaaacaaatttggtGGCCTGTGCTTGGCCAGCGGTGTGCAGCCCATAACGCGTGGCAATAACATCTTCAACAACGAGGATGAGGTCGAGAAGGCCGTCTCCAGTGGCCAGTGCCTGTATAAAATCAGTAGCTATACATCATTTCCCATGCACGACTTTTACCGCTGCCAGACCTGCAATACAACCGATCGGAATGCCATATGTGTCAATTGCATTAAGAATTGTCATGCCGGACATGACGTCGAATTCATTAGACACGATCGGTAAGTAAACTcagattaaattaattgtgtttcaatttactaattaatttCTATGTTCGATAGTTTCTTTTGTGACTGCGGTGCGGGCACCCTTTCCAATCAATGCCAACTGCAGGGTGAGCCTACGCAGGATACGGACACGCTCTATGACTCAGCTGCACCCATGGAATCGCATACATTGATGGTAAACTAgggcagcaaacagcaacaaacacaacagagCACTCTAAAtagtatttta encodes:
- the LOC108604250 gene encoding F-box only protein 11, with amino-acid sequence MPSASFTSSRTYVRRSRRKGANRIAMPNRPAGNIMDPMLQQGVHAQPSNANVASNSASTSNAVGASTSSSAVNSGAAEYFDSGQASGSGGNSSAASGSSTGSTAAGSSGVSQNQSIGNIYNAVQIMDTTEPSSSLASSSSSAAAAAGPSSSSNSSNLTCNSNFPSTSSASQSSSSSSSASGSGGGVATSCCHQSPYDLRRKISSHEQWCAAAAGASAGQAVAIMVGPSSSSPPLLNPSTSPTNSTTSTSSATSSSSSSSSSAASSPSAIVQAPSTSATFPVNNAPTTGATLAQPPNVHSSVPQQQHCGALPVGGAAAVIEDNNYMLPARKRSRRLYTQSGEIDSAAMPSMEAGSGGGSAASGAAGPTAAQYLQYELADEVLLAIFSYLLEQDLCRLALVCKRFNTIANDTELWKRLYQSVFEYDLPLFNPELCKFVFEKPEESEYANPWKESFRQLYRGVHVRPGYQDKRLPGRSIIFFNTIQAALDYPEERASAAFASGPSAGIGAAPAAVNAGLSNTSSGAATGGGASVNALANIYEEHVTPTEHPGPLIFLHAGHYKGEYLFIDSDVALVGAAPGNVAESVVLEREAGSTVMFVEGAKYAYVGYLTLKFSPEVTSTVSHHKHYCLDIGENCSPTVDNCIIRSTSVVGAAVCVGGVSANPVIRNCDISDCENVGLYVTDYAQGTYEHNEISRNALAGIWVKNFASPIMRENHIHHGRDVGIFTFENGMGYFEKNDIHNNRIAGFEVKAGANPTVVKCEIHHGQTGGIYVHENGLGQFIENRIHSNNFAGVWITSNSNPTIRKNEIYNGHQGGVYIFGEGRGLIEHNNIYGNALAGIQIRTNSDPIVRHNKIHHGQHGGIYVHEKGQGLIEENEVYSNTLAGVWITTGSTPVLRRNRIHSGKQVGVYFYDNGHGKLEDNDIFNHLYSGVQIRTGSNPVIRGNKIWGGQNGGVLVYNGGLGLLEQNEIFDNAMAGVWIKTDSNPTLKRNKIYDGRDGGICIFNGGKGILEENDIFRNTQAGVLISTQSHPILRRNRIYDGQAAGVEITNNATATLEHNQIFKNKFGGLCLASGVQPITRGNNIFNNEDEVEKAVSSGQCLYKISSYTSFPMHDFYRCQTCNTTDRNAICVNCIKNCHAGHDVEFIRHDRFFCDCGAGTLSNQCQLQGEPTQDTDTLYDSAAPMESHTLMVN